TAGCCCTGCAGGTGGTGCTGGGCGGCGTCGCGGATCTGCAGGCGGACGTTCTCCAGCGCGGCCGCCACCTCGTCGATCTGCTGTGACGCCAGCTGGATCGCGCCCTGGATCGAAGTCGCGGTGGACGTCTCCCCGAGCAAGCCGAGCACCTGGGCCTGCAGGTCTTCGAGGTCGCTCTTCGTGGCGAGCGCGATGCCGGTGGGTACCTGGTCGGCGAGCAGCTCCAGCTGCTGCGCCTGCTCCTGGATCGTCATCGAGAGTTCCTTCCGCGGTGGGGACCACTGTCCGTGTTAGCAGACGCGGGAACTGTCGGTGGTGACGATTACGCTCGCATTCGTGAGCGTGACCTGGGCCGTCCGGCAGCCGCACCCGGTGGTGCGGCCCCTGGTCACGCGCTATGTCGGGTACGCGCAGGACGACGTCACGCTGGCCGTCCACCGCGGGCTGCCGTCCCGGCATGTGACGCTCGTCATCAGCCTGGCCGGGCCGGTGCGGATGGCCGGGCGCAGCCTGCAGGGACTCGTCGGCGGGCTGCACACGAGCGCGGTGCTGATCCGGCAGGACCGCGTGCAGGAAGGGCTGCAGCTGGAGCTGGACCCGCTGGGCGTGCGGACCCTGTTCGGCGTCACGGCGGCGGAGCTGAGCGGCGAGGTCGCGGACCTGGCCGAGTTCGGCCTGGGGACGCTGCCGGACCGCTTGCGGGAGCTGCCGGCCTGGGGCGAGCGGTTCGCGCTGCTCGACGACGTGCTGGCCGCCCGGGCCGTGGAGCCGGTGGCGTCACCACCGGAGGTGGGGGAGGCGTGGCGCCGGATGCGTGGCGCGGACGGGCGGGTGCGCGTCGCGGACCTGGCGGGCGAGGTCGGCTGGAGCCGCCGGCACCTGGGGGAGCGGTTCCGGGCGGAGCTGGGCCTGGCCCCGAAGCAGGCGGCGCGGGTCCTGCGGTTCGAGCGGGCGGGCCGGTTGCTGCGCGGTGGCCGGCTCGGCCTGGCGTCGGTGGCCGCCGAGTGCGGGTTCTACGACCAGGCGCACCTGACCAACGAGTGGCGTGCGCTGGCGGGGTGCACGCCGGGGACGTGGATCGCCGAGGAGCTCCCGTTCCTCCAAGACGAGGAGGTGGCGGCGGGGCAAGACTCCCGGGCATGACTCCTGAACCGAACGTGTGGCCCGCCCTCCGCTACGCCGACGCCCCGGCGGCGATCCGTTTCCTGGTCGACGTCCTCGGCTTCACCGAGACGCTGGTGGTGCCCGAAGGCGACCTCGTCGCGCACGCGGAGCTGCGGTGGCCCGAAGGCGGCGCGGTGATGCTGGGCAGCGTCCGCCCGCCGGACGGCGTCCACGACGCGATGAAACCCGGCGCCGGCGCGGTCTACGTCGTATCGGACAAAGTGGACGAAATCCACGCGCGGGCCCGGCAGGCGGGCGCGGAGATCACGGCGGAGCCGACCGACACGGACTACGGCTCGCACACGTTCAGCCTCCGCGACCCGGAGGGCAACTCCTGGACGATCGGCACCTACCGCGGCGCACCCTGACGGCCGGAAGGCCGTGAATGGCACATCGAGGGACTTCAAGTCCGTGAATGTGCCATTCACGGACCACCGGGCTACTCCGCCGGCCGTTCGAACGTGACCAGCAGTCCTTCGACCCCGCCCGGGCCGACGCGGCCTTTCACCTCCGCCGAGGTGATGGCCTTCAGCTGCCACCCGTCCGCGGCGTGCTCGTTGAGCAGCTTCTCGAGCTTTCCGCCGGACATCTTGCCCCCGAGCAGCTTCTCCCGGACTTCGACGACCTTGTACGTGTACCGCTGCATACGTCCCATCCTGCCCGGAAGCTCCGACCTGGGCGCTTCATCTCAGCGTGTCGAAAGCCTTGCGTTCCGTTTAGGAGCCGGATCTGGCACCCTGGAGCCCGTGTTGCGGCTTGCAGGTGCACGGCTGCTCGATGATCGGGACTATCCGGCGGTCCGTGCCGCGCTCGCCGCCGACCCGGTGGGCAGCTGCATGGTCAGCGCCCGGGTCGAGGCTGCGGGCCTTGATCCGTGGCGGCTCGGTGGTGAGCTCTGGGCCGCCGACAGCCGCCCGGTCCGCGCCGGGCGGCTCCAAGGGCTGTGCTTTTCCGGGCCCAACCTCATCCCGCTGCGCGGCAACGCGCCCGCCCTCCGCTCCTTCGCCGACCGCGCGCTGCGGCGGCAGCGGACGTGTTCCTCCCTCGTCGGCCCGGCCGAGCAGGTCCTCGGGCTCTGGGACGAGCTCGAAGACGAGTGGGGCCCGGCCCGGGAGGTCCGCGGCGACCAGCCGCTGATGGCCCTCGACGCGATGCCGCTGGTCGCCGCCGATCCGCTGGTGCGCGCGGTCCGGCCGGACGAGCTCGAGCGGTACCTGCCCGCGGCCGTCGCCATGTTCATCGAAGAGGTCGGCGTCGACCCGCGCAGCGGCGACGGCGGCGCGAGCTACCGCGCCCGGGTGACGGAGCTGATCGGCGCCGGGCGCGCGTTCGCCCGGTTCGAAAACGGCGAGGTCGTGTTCAAGGCCGAGATCGGGGCGATGTCGGCGACCGTCGGGCAGATCCAGGGCGTCTGGGTGCACCCCGAACGCCGGGGCGATGGGCTCGGCACCG
This window of the Amycolatopsis balhimycina FH 1894 genome carries:
- a CDS encoding helix-turn-helix domain-containing protein; this encodes MSVTWAVRQPHPVVRPLVTRYVGYAQDDVTLAVHRGLPSRHVTLVISLAGPVRMAGRSLQGLVGGLHTSAVLIRQDRVQEGLQLELDPLGVRTLFGVTAAELSGEVADLAEFGLGTLPDRLRELPAWGERFALLDDVLAARAVEPVASPPEVGEAWRRMRGADGRVRVADLAGEVGWSRRHLGERFRAELGLAPKQAARVLRFERAGRLLRGGRLGLASVAAECGFYDQAHLTNEWRALAGCTPGTWIAEELPFLQDEEVAAGQDSRA
- a CDS encoding VOC family protein, yielding MTPEPNVWPALRYADAPAAIRFLVDVLGFTETLVVPEGDLVAHAELRWPEGGAVMLGSVRPPDGVHDAMKPGAGAVYVVSDKVDEIHARARQAGAEITAEPTDTDYGSHTFSLRDPEGNSWTIGTYRGAP
- a CDS encoding DUF4177 domain-containing protein gives rise to the protein MQRYTYKVVEVREKLLGGKMSGGKLEKLLNEHAADGWQLKAITSAEVKGRVGPGGVEGLLVTFERPAE
- a CDS encoding GNAT family N-acetyltransferase, which produces MLRLAGARLLDDRDYPAVRAALAADPVGSCMVSARVEAAGLDPWRLGGELWAADSRPVRAGRLQGLCFSGPNLIPLRGNAPALRSFADRALRRQRTCSSLVGPAEQVLGLWDELEDEWGPAREVRGDQPLMALDAMPLVAADPLVRAVRPDELERYLPAAVAMFIEEVGVDPRSGDGGASYRARVTELIGAGRAFARFENGEVVFKAEIGAMSATVGQIQGVWVHPERRGDGLGTAGTAAVVHRLVRGLGRTASLYVNAFNTPALAAYRKIGFKQVGQYATVLF